The following coding sequences lie in one Cryomorphaceae bacterium genomic window:
- a CDS encoding peptide deformylase: protein MILPIVPYGDPVLKRRAVDIDEGYDGLNELIENMYETMYQAHGVGLAAPQVGLSIRLFVVDGAPFAEDEEDAEDLKDFKKVFINPEIIEESGDAWGFVEGCLSIPNIREEVVREEDILIRYLDENFKPHEEKFSGYRARIIQHEYDHLEGVLFTDRISPLRRRMLRGKLNDITRGKTDVSYRMRYPVKA, encoded by the coding sequence ATGATACTTCCCATTGTACCTTACGGAGACCCCGTACTCAAGCGGCGCGCTGTAGATATTGACGAAGGTTATGACGGTTTGAATGAGCTGATTGAGAACATGTACGAAACCATGTATCAGGCTCATGGCGTTGGATTGGCGGCACCTCAGGTGGGTCTGTCTATTCGGCTTTTTGTGGTGGATGGTGCCCCTTTTGCGGAGGATGAGGAAGATGCTGAGGACTTGAAAGACTTTAAAAAGGTATTCATCAACCCCGAAATTATTGAAGAAAGCGGAGATGCCTGGGGCTTTGTAGAGGGGTGTTTGAGTATCCCGAACATCCGCGAAGAAGTGGTGCGAGAAGAGGACATTTTGATTCGGTATCTGGACGAGAACTTTAAACCGCACGAGGAGAAGTTTTCAGGATACCGGGCGCGGATTATTCAGCACGAGTATGATCATCTGGAAGGTGTATTATTTACAGATCGAATTTCGCCTTTGCGCCGCAGAATGTTGCGGGGCAAGCTCAACGACATAACCCGGGGTAAAACAGATGTGAGCTATCGCATGCGTTACCCGGTGAAAGCTTAA